In Rattus norvegicus strain BN/NHsdMcwi chromosome 3, GRCr8, whole genome shotgun sequence, a genomic segment contains:
- the LOC120101775 gene encoding large ribosomal subunit protein eL13-like — protein MAPSRNGMILKPHFHKDWQQRVDTWFNQRASKIRRRKAQQAKARRIAPRPASGPIRPIVRCPTVRYHTKVRAGRGFSLEELRVAGIHKKMAHTIGISVDPRRNKSTESLQANVQRLKEFRSKLILFPRKPSAPKKGGSSAEELKLATQLTGPVMPIRNVYKKEKARAITEEEKNFKASASLRMTRAKAWLFGIRAKRAKEAAEQDVEKKK, from the coding sequence ATGGCGCCCAGCCGGAATGGCATGATCCTgaagccccacttccacaaagaCTGGCAGCAGCGAGTGGACACGTGGTTCAACCAGCGGGCAAGCAAAATCCGCAGACGCAAGGCCCAGCAGGCGAAAGCTCGCCGCATCGCCCCTCGCCCCGCGTCGGGTCCCATCAGGCCCATCGTGAGGTGTCCTACAGTTAGATACCACACCAAGGTCCGGGCTGGCAGGGGCTTCAGCCTGGAGGAACTCAGGGTGGCTGGTATCCACAAGAAAATGGCACACACCATCGGCATCTCTGTGGACCCAAGGCGAAACAAATCCACTGAGTCACTGCAGGCCAACGTGCAGCGCCTGAAGGAGTTCCGCTCCAAGCTCATACTTTTCCCCAGGAAGCCTTCTGCTCCGAAGAAGGGAGGCAGTTCTGCTGAGGAACTTAAATTGGCCACGCAGCTAACAGGACCTGTGATGCCCATCCGGAATGTGTACAAAAAGGAAAAGGCCAGAGCCATCACGGAAGAGGAGAAGAACTTTAAGGCTTCCGCCAGCCTTCGCATGACCCGAGCCAAAGCCTGGCTCTTTGGCATCCGAGCAAAGAGGGCGAAAGAAGCCGCAGAGCAAGACGTTGAGAAGAAAAAGTAA